The Terriglobus roseus region GTCATCCCCCCATTTCCGACGGGAAAGAATGTGATCGTAGTTGCCATGCAGGAATCTCCTACGGAACTGGCCTCGTCTTCAATGCGGCGGGGTCGTCCCTCCATCGACTAGAATACAGTTACTATACCCCATCTAGTTTCTAGATGGTGAGTGTGGAAAAGAGGTACGTATTGGAAATCAAGCAAAGAACGCCAGCACGCTGGGGGCAGGAGAGAAGGCTGGAGTTTATCGAGTTCCGCCTACAGTGGGAAGGGCGGGTGAATCGTGGAGATCTCGTTGACTTCTTTGGTATCTCGATTCCGCAAGCATCAGTCGATTTCGCAAGATACCGGGAGCTCGCACCAGAAAACGCGACTTACGACGTGCTTGAGCGTGCATACATCGCGAGCAAATCTTTCAGTCCAGTGTTGCTAAAGGTGTCCCCAGACGACTACCTGACCAGGTTGTGGGCAGTTTCTAGTGGCGTCGAAGCTGAAAATTCCTCATTTCTCGGATGGAAGCCGGAAACGGGTTTAGTAGCTGACCAAGCTCGTCCAGTCGATGGCGAGATTCTTCGGACCATTCTTGCTGCCACGCGAGATCGGAAGATTGTTCGTATCAAGTATCAGTCCGTCAGTAGTTCGAGCATTTCTTGTCGAAATATCAGCCCGCATGCTCTCGGGTTCAATGGCAGTAGGTGGCACGCTCGTGCTTTTTGCCATGAGAGGAACGCGTTTCGAGATTTCGTGCTCGGACGAGTGAGAGAGGCACTTATTCAGGGGACATCGCCGATCGATCCAGCTTCTGATTCAGACTGGCACAACATGATCGCCGCAGTCATTGTTCCACATCCTAAACTTTCGGATGACCAGCGGCAGATTATCGAGGCGGACTATTGCATGACAGATGGCAAGCTGATCTTGCAGGTTCAAGAAGCCATGCTCTTCTATAACCTAGAACATCTCGGACTGCTGAACGACACACAGAACCTCCGGAAGGGGCTAGCCCTCGCCAACCGATCCGAACTAAAGAGCTTTTACAGAAAACACGGCTTGCTGGATTGAAGCGAGTGCTACGCCTATTAGCTTGTGAACGAATCTTGGGGCACCCTCAATGCAGTTTCGGCAGATGTGCATTGAGAATTTGGACTGCAATTTATAAAAATCGCATTGACAATTTCGGAAGGAACCTTATGGAAGTTTCCAAATTGAAGGTTGAACTCTATGACGTCGCTGCGATTCTTTTGCCCGGCGTGTTCTTCATCATGGAAATATGGGCCACGCTTTTCGGGATGCATTCAGTGGTCACGACAGTCAAAGGTCTAAAAGGAACTGAGCTCACGGTAATGTTGCTCTGTAGCTTTGGAGTGGGCAACCTCGTGCAAGAAGCAGGGAATGTCTTGTTCACTCGTACGATGGGAAAACGGTTCTTCTATGCAGCCCGTGATGAATTTTGGAGCTCTCACGAAGCAGAACTCGTTCGTTCGAAGATCGAGCGGGAAGGATCGTGCAAGCTCGCCGATGTCGATTCTGCCTTCGAATACTGTCTCACTC contains the following coding sequences:
- a CDS encoding helix-turn-helix transcriptional regulator; amino-acid sequence: MEIKQRTPARWGQERRLEFIEFRLQWEGRVNRGDLVDFFGISIPQASVDFARYRELAPENATYDVLERAYIASKSFSPVLLKVSPDDYLTRLWAVSSGVEAENSSFLGWKPETGLVADQARPVDGEILRTILAATRDRKIVRIKYQSVSSSSISCRNISPHALGFNGSRWHARAFCHERNAFRDFVLGRVREALIQGTSPIDPASDSDWHNMIAAVIVPHPKLSDDQRQIIEADYCMTDGKLILQVQEAMLFYNLEHLGLLNDTQNLRKGLALANRSELKSFYRKHGLLD